One genomic window of Oncorhynchus kisutch isolate 150728-3 linkage group LG26, Okis_V2, whole genome shotgun sequence includes the following:
- the LOC109871166 gene encoding kalirin isoform X8, translated as MKSGRHCCSCCGWFLAKCCCCGYKVTENYSVSGPEGAKTESVASLQPQASQSSIHSSSPGPKRSGNTLKKWLTSPVRRLSHGSSIKKLPNKHKKRDGRKSIDLGPPESTLHGESVDERGRKEGPLSKPSSGMQSGGEEEPEDDSHTPLPPPMEIIKDPSSQEEKNLEPGAYPSFTNLTPPEQTSPALPRNPELEQKAKALRGRMFVLNELVQTEKDYVKDLGIVVEEFMKKMEEKGVPEDMKGKDKMVFGNIHQIYDWHRDFFVGELEKCLEDNEHLPELFIKHERRLHMYVVYCQNKPKSEFIVAEYDTFFEGLQQEISSRLGISDFLIKPIQRITKYQLLLKDFLKYSSKAGLDCQELEKAVGLMSQVPKLCNDMMNLGRLQGYEGKLTSQGKLLQQETFFVTEQDTGVLSRSKERRVFLFEQIVIFSELLRKGSSTPGYQFKKSIKVSYLGLEEHVENDPCKFVLSCRGSAERFTLQAANLDIKQVWVQHVSQVLDAQSNFLSALQSPIEYQKEKGSSHSLTRNPSGSRPPSCNSRPLSSSSVGAEKPPLAGPGRTPTPLELSTSNGSPCFDPTKHSESYESTRQHGGGCNGMSSTMMVTQDYSALKENEICVIQGEMVQIMATNQQNMYLVYRSANSQSPAAEGWIPGHILGPLTKTLKDSAADASIKKSRSWNTLRSRKRTEKDINGKGGDARVENGLRKPKEILSTKVTVEESNSSEESDCDDELPKTSMEVVVHADLPSCMLPS; from the exons ATGAAAAGTGGGAGGCATTGTTGCTCCTGTTGTGGTTGGTTTCTTGCTAAGTGTTGCTGCTGCGGTTACAAAGTGACAG AGAACTACTCGGTCAGTGGGCCCGAGGGAGCGAAGACCGAGTCGGTGGCCAGCCTGCAGCCCCAAGCATCCCAGAGCTCCATCCATTCAAGCTCTCCGGGACCGAAGCGCTCGGGAAACACCCTGAAGAAGTGGCTGACCAGCCCTGTGCGCCGCCTCAGCCACGGCAGCAGCATCAAGAAGTTACCCAACAAGCACAAGAAGAGAGATGGCCGCAAGAGCATCGACCTGGGGCCGCCCGAGAGCACCCTGCACGGCGAGAGCGTAGACGAG AGGGGCAGAAAGGAGGGCCCCCTGTCCAAGCCCTCCTCTGGAATgcagagcggaggagaggaggagcccgAGGATGACTCTCACACCCCCCTGCCGCCCCCCATggagatcatcaaggacccctcGTCCCAGGAGGAGAAG AATCTGGAGCCAGGTGCCTATCCCAGCTTCACCAATTTGACTCCTCCAGAACAGACCAGCCCAGCCCTGCCCAGGAACCCTGAACTGGAGCAGAAGGCCAAAGCTCTGCGTGGACGCAT GTTTGTCCTCAATGAGCTGGTACAGACGGAGAAGGACTATGTCAAGGATTTGGGCATTGTAGTGGAG GAGTTCATGAAGAAGATGGAGGAGAAGGGAGTACCTGAAGATATGAAAGGAAAAGACAAAATGGTTTTTGGGAATATTCACCAGATCTACGACTGGCACAGAGA TTTTTTTGTCGGCGAGCTGGAGAAATGTCTTGAAGACAACGAGCACCTTCCTGAGCTTTTCATAAAACAT GAGAGGCGACTACACATGTATGTGGTTTACTGCCAGAACAAGCCCAAGTCTGAATTTATCGTCGCTGAGTACGACACATTTTTCGAG GGCCTACAGCAAGAGATCAGTTCAAGACTGGGCATAAGTGACTTTCTCATAAAGCCAATTCAGAGAATCACCAAGTATCAGCTACTTCTAAAG GACTTCTTGAAGTATAGTTCCAAAGCAGGACTAGATTGCCAAGAGTTGGAG AAAGCAGTTGGTTTAATGTCCCAGGTCCCCAAGCTGTGCAATGACATGATGAATCTTGGCAGACTACAAGGCTATGAG GGTAAGCTGACCAGCCAGGGTAAGCTGCTGCAGCAGGAAACATTCTTCGTGACAGAGCAGGATACGGGCGTTCTGTCGCGCAGCAAGGAGCGCAGGGTCTTCCTGTTTGAGCAGATCGTCATCTTCAGCGAGCTCCTCCGCAAGGGCTCATCCACGCCGGGCTACCAGTTCAAGAAGAGCATCAAG GTGAGCTACCTGGGCTTGGAGGAGCATGTGGAAAATGACCCGTGTAAGTTTGTGCTGTCGTGTCGAGGGTCGGCCGAGCGCTTCACCCTGCAGGCAGCCAACCTGGACATCAAGCAGGTGTGGGTCCAACATGTCAGCCAGGTCCTTGATGCCCAGAGCAACTTCCTGTCTG CCCTGCAGTCTCCTATTGAGTACCAGAAGGAGAAGGGTAGTTCTCACTCCCTCACCAGAAACCCATCGGGCAGCCGGCCCCCTAGTTGTAACAGTaggcccctctcctcctcctctgtggggGCAGAGAAGCCCCCCCTAGCGGGACCGGGACGGACCCCCACCCCTCTCGAGCTATCTACCTCCAACGGTAGCCCCTGCTTCGACCCCACGAAACACAGCGAAAGCTACGAGTCCACCAGG cAGCACGGCGGCGGATGTAACGGCATGTCCTCCACAATGATGGTGACACAGGACTACAGTGCACTGAAGGAGAATGAGATCTGTGTGATCCAGGGCGAGATGGTGCAGATCATGGCCACCAACCAGCAGAACATGTACCTAGTTTACCGGTCTGCCAACAGCCAGTCTCCTGCAGCCGAGGGCTGGATCCCAGGCCACATCCTGGGACCCCTCACTAAAACGCTCAAAGACAGTGCTGCTGACGCAAGCATCAA GAAATCTCGTTCATGGAATACCCTGCGCTCGAGAAAGCGGACAGAAAAGGATATCAATGGCAAGGGTGGTGACGCAAGGGTTGAGAATGGACTCCGTAAGCCCAAGGAGATTCTCAGCACCAAGGTCACTGTCGAA